In Sphingomonas sp. G-3-2-10, a single window of DNA contains:
- a CDS encoding nuclear transport factor 2 family protein, whose protein sequence is MSEAQSPAERVRRAYVQWEATKGASADCFLDLMADDVRAATALSPLEDHPMARERVGKAFARDYLESLPLNLDMLAFPTDEVVDGGDTVVWIGSCRWRDRASGKETETVKVDVWRFRDGKAVTILEMFDTLGFARLNRMI, encoded by the coding sequence ATGAGCGAAGCGCAGAGCCCAGCCGAACGCGTCCGCCGGGCCTATGTCCAATGGGAAGCGACGAAGGGCGCCAGCGCCGATTGCTTCCTCGACCTGATGGCCGACGATGTCCGCGCCGCCACCGCGCTCTCGCCGCTGGAGGATCATCCGATGGCGCGGGAGCGCGTGGGCAAGGCGTTCGCCCGCGACTATCTCGAATCGCTGCCGCTCAATCTCGACATGCTTGCCTTTCCCACCGACGAAGTGGTCGATGGCGGCGATACGGTGGTCTGGATCGGCAGCTGCCGCTGGCGCGATCGTGCCTCGGGCAAGGAGACCGAGACCGTCAAGGTCGATGTCTGGCGTTTCCGCGACGGCAAGGCCGTCACCATCCTCGAAATGTTCGACACGCTCGGCTTCGCCCGGCTCAACCGGATGATCTGA
- a CDS encoding S41 family peptidase, producing the protein MLSLAAMLSACGGSGGGTVAGGGGTGGSTPTPTSSACSLADRKAWVLAQMNEWYLFPETLPASLNPAGYATVQDYLDALTATARSQRRDRYFTYITSIAEEDAYYNSGSSAGFGFRLSYDTVNRRVFVSETFEGTPALTAGIDRGAEIYSIGTSVATLQTVSDLMASGGPQAVVDAMGPSTPGTTRVLRVHDSSGQRNLTVAKADYSLTPVSSRYGAQIITEGGQQYGYVNLRTFINTADPALRSAFANFRAAGITNIIVDFRYNGGGLVSIAELMGDLLGRNRSTSDVFAYTTFRSSKSANNETDYFGVQSQSIAPTRVAFIGTGGTASASELVINAFIPYLGTNSALIGTNTYGKPVGQIALDRSACDDRLRVIAFAVENRDHQSAYFDGLATVMPRTCRASDDLTRPMGDPNEASTRAAIDFLAGRSCTAISSGGGIGTLSVTGRQELLQPERPSTVQRETPGAF; encoded by the coding sequence TTGTTGAGTCTGGCCGCAATGCTGTCCGCTTGTGGCGGCAGCGGAGGCGGCACCGTTGCCGGTGGCGGAGGAACCGGAGGCTCGACTCCGACGCCGACCAGCAGCGCCTGTTCGCTGGCCGATCGCAAGGCCTGGGTGCTTGCCCAGATGAACGAATGGTATCTCTTCCCCGAGACGCTGCCCGCCAGCCTCAATCCCGCCGGCTATGCGACCGTCCAGGACTATCTCGACGCGCTTACCGCCACCGCGCGCAGCCAGCGGCGCGATCGCTATTTCACCTATATCACCTCGATCGCCGAGGAAGATGCCTATTACAATTCGGGTTCGAGCGCCGGATTCGGTTTCCGGCTGAGCTACGATACGGTCAACCGCCGCGTCTTCGTATCGGAGACGTTCGAAGGCACGCCGGCGCTGACCGCGGGGATCGATCGCGGGGCGGAAATCTACTCCATCGGCACCAGCGTGGCCACGCTGCAGACGGTTTCCGATCTCATGGCGTCGGGCGGGCCGCAGGCCGTGGTCGATGCGATGGGGCCGAGCACCCCGGGCACCACGCGTGTGCTGCGGGTCCATGATTCCAGCGGGCAACGCAACCTGACGGTGGCCAAGGCGGACTATTCGCTGACGCCGGTCTCGTCACGCTATGGCGCGCAGATCATCACCGAAGGCGGCCAGCAATATGGCTATGTGAACCTGCGCACCTTCATCAACACCGCCGATCCGGCGCTGCGCAGCGCCTTCGCCAATTTCCGGGCGGCCGGCATCACCAACATCATCGTCGACTTCCGCTATAATGGCGGCGGGCTGGTCTCGATTGCCGAGTTGATGGGCGACCTGCTGGGCCGCAATCGTTCCACCTCGGATGTCTTCGCCTACACCACCTTCCGGTCGAGCAAGTCGGCCAACAACGAGACCGACTATTTCGGCGTACAGTCGCAATCGATCGCGCCGACGCGAGTCGCGTTCATCGGCACCGGGGGTACGGCATCGGCCAGCGAACTCGTGATCAACGCCTTCATCCCCTATCTCGGGACCAATTCGGCGCTGATCGGCACGAACACCTATGGCAAGCCGGTCGGCCAGATTGCGCTCGACCGTTCGGCCTGCGACGACCGGCTGCGCGTGATCGCCTTCGCCGTCGAGAATCGCGACCATCAAAGCGCCTATTTCGATGGCCTGGCGACGGTGATGCCGCGCACCTGCCGGGCGAGCGACGACCTGACCCGGCCGATGGGCGATCCCAATGAAGCATCGACTCGCGCGGCGATCGACTTCCTTGCCGGGCGCAGCTGCACCGCGATCAGCTCGGGCGGCGGGATCGGCACCCTGTCGGTGACCGGACGGCAGGAACTGCTCCAGCCCGAGCGGCCGAGCACGGTGCAGCGCGAGACGCCGGGGGCGTTCTAA
- a CDS encoding GGDEF domain-containing protein: MGSTRDTMLPQVPPEVRDSLSAFQFDSTRRQIPILHGIALTNVLIVDFVLWHDGQPVGAYAWTPIIALFSLWRLMLWRRRNHRERPSLEIIRRQLEGTHVAALASVGLVSAFTVLTFLMGGFGHPILIPVSFAFGTFSIAHCLASLRRTSVAVLVIGIAPSGIAMLAAGDFTERAIAFSMLTVAALKIGFLRDSQRHIIGMLTLEKQIRDLATFDPLTGLHNRRAFEEAVEARIAGGSARTRDRFALALVDLDDFKGINDTHGHHAGDAVLKAVAGRLKEHAGGDGTAGRLGGDEFIAMLPAPPARSALDGRMTALVTRLCLPAAIDSGVVPVGASLGFAVFPDDADSYDGLVRLADQALYAAKRDGKGRALGRRTPPVLEKSRAA; the protein is encoded by the coding sequence TTGGGATCGACGCGCGACACGATGCTGCCGCAAGTGCCGCCCGAGGTGCGCGACTCGCTGTCCGCCTTCCAGTTCGACAGCACCCGGCGTCAGATTCCTATCCTCCACGGCATTGCGCTCACCAACGTCCTGATCGTCGATTTCGTGCTGTGGCACGACGGGCAACCCGTCGGCGCCTATGCCTGGACGCCGATCATCGCATTGTTCAGCCTGTGGCGGCTGATGCTGTGGCGGCGGCGTAATCATCGCGAGCGGCCCTCGCTCGAGATCATCCGCCGCCAACTTGAGGGTACGCATGTCGCCGCGCTCGCGTCGGTCGGGCTGGTCAGCGCCTTCACCGTCCTCACCTTCCTGATGGGCGGCTTCGGCCATCCGATCCTGATCCCGGTCAGCTTCGCCTTCGGAACCTTCAGCATCGCGCATTGCTTGGCGTCGCTGCGCCGCACCTCGGTTGCGGTGCTGGTGATCGGCATCGCACCGAGCGGCATCGCGATGTTGGCCGCCGGCGATTTCACCGAGCGGGCGATCGCCTTCAGCATGCTGACCGTGGCGGCGCTCAAGATCGGCTTCCTGCGCGATTCGCAACGCCACATCATCGGGATGCTGACGCTGGAAAAGCAGATCCGCGATCTCGCCACCTTCGATCCGCTCACCGGCCTGCACAATCGCCGTGCGTTCGAGGAAGCGGTGGAGGCGCGCATTGCCGGCGGCTCGGCCCGGACGCGCGATCGCTTCGCGCTGGCGCTGGTCGACCTGGACGATTTCAAGGGGATCAACGACACGCACGGCCACCATGCTGGCGACGCCGTGCTCAAGGCAGTCGCGGGCCGATTGAAGGAACATGCCGGCGGCGACGGCACCGCCGGACGGCTCGGCGGCGACGAGTTCATCGCAATGCTTCCGGCGCCGCCTGCCCGCAGCGCGCTCGACGGACGGATGACCGCGCTGGTCACCCGATTGTGCCTGCCCGCCGCCATCGACAGCGGCGTGGTGCCCGTGGGCGCCAGCCTTGGCTTCGCGGTGTTTCCCGACGATGCCGACAGCTATGACGGTCTCGTCCGGCTGGCGGACCAAGCGCTGTACGCGGCGAAGCGCGACGGCAAGGGGCGGGCGCTGGGCCGGAGGACGCCGCCGGTGCTGGAAAAATCCCGCGCTGCGTGA
- a CDS encoding thiamine phosphate synthase, which yields MPRRHPPIPTRWLMTDARMGNGLWTALERLPRGGGVVFRHYGAPDRATLLRRVEKVAKRRGLILVVAGGGTANVHNARPSGRGLTTASAHSRREAIGAIRRGADALFVSPVFATRSHPGARALGRVRFGLLVRDLGVPVIALGGMDARRLRGLPAHGYAAIDAWLTRS from the coding sequence ATGCCGCGCCGCCACCCCCCGATTCCGACCCGCTGGCTGATGACCGACGCGCGGATGGGCAATGGCCTGTGGACCGCGCTCGAACGCTTGCCGCGCGGTGGCGGCGTGGTCTTTCGCCACTATGGCGCGCCGGACCGCGCGACTCTGCTCCGGCGAGTGGAGAAGGTCGCGAAGCGGCGGGGGCTGATCCTCGTCGTTGCCGGCGGCGGCACCGCGAACGTCCATAATGCGCGCCCGAGCGGGCGGGGGCTCACCACCGCGTCGGCCCATTCGCGGCGCGAAGCGATCGGCGCGATCCGGCGCGGCGCCGACGCGTTGTTCGTCTCTCCGGTCTTCGCCACCCGCTCGCATCCCGGTGCGCGCGCGCTAGGCCGGGTCCGCTTCGGTCTGCTGGTTCGCGATCTTGGCGTGCCGGTGATTGCGCTGGGAGGCATGGATGCCAGGCGGCTGCGTGGCCTGCCGGCGCATGGCTATGCCGCGATCGACGCCTGGCTAACCCGATCTTAA
- a CDS encoding YggS family pyridoxal phosphate-dependent enzyme, with translation MPSDDAASRLATVRDQIARAAKTASRDPADVTLIAVSKTHDADAIRPLIAAGQRVFGENRVQEAAAKWPELRETTSDIELHLVGQLQSNKAEEAVALFDAIHSVDRPSLVTALAKAMDKAGKRPACFIQVNIGEEDQKGGCAIADLPALLAEARAAGLPLAGLMCVPPLDLEPAPWFALLAKLARDHDVTGLSMGMSSDFEAGIWLGATHVRIGTALFGQRS, from the coding sequence ATGCCGTCCGACGATGCCGCCTCTCGCCTCGCCACTGTTCGCGACCAGATCGCCCGCGCCGCGAAGACCGCGAGCCGCGATCCCGCCGACGTCACGCTGATCGCCGTCTCCAAGACGCATGACGCCGACGCCATCCGCCCGCTGATCGCGGCGGGGCAACGCGTATTCGGCGAGAACCGCGTCCAGGAGGCCGCGGCGAAATGGCCGGAGTTGCGCGAGACGACTTCAGACATCGAACTCCACCTCGTCGGCCAGCTCCAGTCGAACAAGGCCGAGGAAGCCGTTGCGCTGTTCGACGCGATCCATTCGGTCGACCGGCCTTCGCTGGTGACGGCGCTGGCGAAAGCGATGGACAAGGCCGGCAAGCGGCCCGCCTGCTTCATCCAGGTCAATATCGGCGAGGAAGACCAGAAGGGCGGCTGTGCGATTGCCGATCTGCCCGCCCTGTTGGCCGAAGCTCGCGCCGCCGGCCTGCCGCTCGCCGGGCTGATGTGCGTACCCCCGCTCGATCTCGAACCCGCGCCGTGGTTCGCGCTGCTGGCGAAGCTGGCGCGTGATCATGACGTCACGGGCCTCAGCATGGGCATGTCGAGCGATTTCGAAGCCGGAATCTGGCTCGGCGCAACGCATGTGCGGATCGGCACCGCGTTGTTCGGTCAGCGGAGTTGA
- a CDS encoding HAD family phosphatase, whose protein sequence is MTLTTRFDAILFDFDGVLLESEFAGNRQIAEYLTGIGHPTTPEQSMANFMGLAGGDFLAAIERWIGRAIPDDFHDARAVEDKRAIEEGLEEVLGAIAFVRSMPPELPRAIASSSTTRWIGAHLDHLGIRDAFEGRIFSGREHVANGKPAPDIYLHAAQAIGADIRRCVILEDSPVGVTGAVASGAHVIGLCAGRHCALDHADRLRALGVTEIAHDFDEVARLIA, encoded by the coding sequence ATGACCCTGACGACCCGGTTCGACGCCATCCTGTTCGATTTCGACGGCGTGCTGCTTGAAAGCGAGTTCGCGGGGAACCGCCAGATCGCGGAATATCTGACGGGGATCGGCCATCCGACCACGCCCGAGCAATCGATGGCGAACTTCATGGGGCTGGCCGGGGGCGATTTCCTCGCCGCGATCGAGCGCTGGATCGGCCGCGCCATCCCCGACGACTTCCACGATGCCCGAGCGGTCGAGGACAAGCGCGCGATCGAGGAAGGGCTGGAGGAAGTGCTCGGCGCGATCGCCTTCGTCCGGTCGATGCCGCCCGAACTGCCCCGCGCGATCGCTTCGTCGAGCACGACGCGCTGGATCGGCGCGCATCTCGACCATCTCGGCATTCGCGATGCGTTCGAGGGGCGGATCTTCTCCGGCCGCGAGCATGTGGCCAACGGCAAGCCCGCGCCGGACATCTATCTCCACGCCGCGCAGGCGATCGGCGCGGATATTCGCCGCTGCGTGATTCTGGAGGATTCGCCGGTAGGCGTGACCGGCGCCGTCGCGTCGGGCGCGCATGTCATCGGGCTGTGCGCGGGACGGCATTGCGCGCTGGACCATGCCGATCGCCTGCGTGCGCTGGGCGTGACCGAGATCGCGCATGATTTCGACGAAGTGGCTCGGCTGATCGCCTAG
- the ribA gene encoding GTP cyclohydrolase II, producing MSDPRAAARAIDALRRGWPVAIEGLALLAVETADAGRLRAFDPGNQAPLLLSAGRAATLKLANQRDAATPDGPVLVERVAWLDFDTATALADPQLDLATPLKGPFRAIPVVQPDAAAAALRLARIAGVLPAFFARPAAGEDEISIADIDAHEDADRLRIVARAHLPVAGAEDSEIVAFRTDEMPGEHVALLIGQPDGNPPLVRLHSECLTGDVLGSLKCDCGPQLHAAVRAIEASGWGILLYLRQEGRGIGLINKLRAYALQDQGFDTVDANTRLGFAIDARNFAVAGRMLTLLGQRTVRLLTNNPEKVAALEAAGVKVAERVAHKLPPNPHNERYLATKRDRTGHQL from the coding sequence TTGAGCGATCCGCGCGCTGCTGCCCGCGCCATCGACGCGCTGCGCCGCGGCTGGCCGGTCGCGATCGAAGGGCTGGCGCTGCTCGCGGTCGAGACGGCCGATGCCGGGCGGCTGCGTGCGTTCGATCCCGGGAACCAGGCCCCTTTGCTCCTGTCCGCCGGCCGGGCCGCGACGCTCAAGCTGGCGAACCAGCGCGACGCCGCAACGCCCGATGGCCCGGTGTTGGTCGAGCGCGTCGCATGGCTCGATTTCGATACCGCGACTGCGCTCGCCGATCCTCAGCTCGATCTGGCGACGCCGCTGAAGGGGCCGTTCCGCGCGATCCCGGTCGTGCAGCCCGATGCCGCCGCCGCCGCGCTGCGCCTCGCGCGGATCGCGGGGGTGCTTCCGGCCTTTTTCGCGCGCCCTGCGGCTGGGGAGGATGAGATCTCCATCGCCGATATCGACGCGCACGAGGATGCCGATCGCCTCCGCATCGTCGCGCGCGCACACCTGCCGGTGGCGGGCGCCGAAGACAGCGAGATCGTCGCCTTCCGCACCGACGAGATGCCCGGCGAGCATGTCGCGCTGCTGATCGGCCAGCCCGATGGCAATCCGCCTCTTGTCCGGCTGCACAGCGAATGCCTGACGGGCGACGTGCTCGGCAGCCTGAAATGCGATTGCGGGCCTCAGCTTCACGCAGCGGTCCGCGCGATCGAGGCGAGCGGCTGGGGCATCCTGCTCTATTTGCGTCAGGAAGGGCGCGGCATCGGCCTGATCAACAAGCTGCGGGCCTATGCGCTGCAGGATCAGGGGTTCGACACGGTCGACGCCAATACCCGTCTCGGCTTCGCGATCGATGCGCGCAATTTCGCCGTTGCCGGACGCATGTTGACCCTGCTCGGCCAGCGCACGGTGCGCTTGCTGACCAACAATCCGGAAAAGGTCGCCGCGCTCGAAGCGGCTGGCGTCAAGGTTGCCGAGCGGGTCGCACACAAGCTGCCGCCCAATCCGCACAACGAACGCTATCTGGCGACCAAGCGCGACCGCACCGGGCACCAACTCTAG